One window from the genome of Faecalibacterium sp. HTF-F encodes:
- a CDS encoding peptidase domain-containing ABC transporter — protein sequence MRYTYVRQHDTTDCAAACLAMVCLHYKKEVTITRLRDMMGTDLKGTNLVGLQKAANELGFSTAAVRVDRENFLSDFSLPCIAQVITDQGLAHFVVVFKKTTIKDEGERRKHMLKESESAKEDEKNGKKHKCKDYVIIGDPATELKKISLDEFYKNFTGVLLLMNPTSEFKGGKVEKGGMFKRYIDLLLPQKKLFFYAIFASLITTILGIASSMFNKILMDEVLPYGLDNLLVTLILVFSMVSLTNTLIGFVRQWVLIHLSIKIDIPLMMGYFGHIFHLPMKFFATRKTGDITTRYSDANTIKSIFTSIALSLIMDISMAIITGIILFRMNAMLFSISLFMALVSILLVLIYKQPYKKINEETMVQSAALNSQMIESLRGIETVKCNANEDTELENLEREYIKSLKISLRSSRISTTQGLISTFISMIFGMLTTYVGISQVLNGEMTLGGYMAFSTLSSYFTSPLSNLIGLQMQIQEANISMKRLTEIMDYPSETAGDEDRTDLEKVEGDIEFKDVTFRYGNRAPALDHISFTIPAGKKVALVGSSGSGKSTITKLLLKYYEPEDGEIDFNGVNLTEYTNDSVRRAISYVPQNVELFSKTIYDNIRVSRMDATMDEVKEAAKKADAHDFIRHLPLQYNTYLEEAGNGLSGGEKQRIALARAFLKDSNLYILDESTSNLDFATENLIFNMIYDQLADRSMLIVAHRLSTVRDCDMILVMDHGQIVERGTHEELLAKEGKYYELWNMQQGIYRSKKKAEPKQPVMQAVVEEDDDGESITY from the coding sequence ATGCGTTATACCTACGTCCGGCAGCATGACACTACCGACTGTGCGGCTGCCTGCCTCGCAATGGTGTGCCTCCATTACAAAAAGGAAGTTACCATCACCCGCCTGCGCGATATGATGGGCACTGACCTGAAAGGCACGAACCTTGTTGGTTTGCAGAAAGCCGCTAACGAGTTGGGTTTTTCCACCGCAGCGGTTCGCGTGGACCGTGAAAATTTCCTCAGCGATTTCTCTTTGCCCTGTATCGCACAGGTCATTACCGACCAGGGTCTGGCCCACTTTGTGGTGGTCTTTAAAAAGACCACCATCAAGGATGAGGGTGAGCGCCGCAAGCACATGCTGAAGGAGTCGGAATCTGCCAAGGAAGATGAGAAGAACGGCAAAAAGCACAAGTGCAAGGATTATGTCATCATCGGCGACCCCGCCACAGAGCTGAAAAAGATCAGTCTGGATGAGTTCTACAAGAACTTTACGGGCGTTCTGCTGCTGATGAACCCCACCTCGGAGTTCAAGGGCGGCAAGGTGGAAAAGGGCGGCATGTTCAAGCGCTACATTGATCTGCTGCTGCCGCAGAAAAAGCTTTTCTTCTATGCAATTTTTGCCTCACTGATCACAACGATCCTCGGCATTGCATCCTCCATGTTCAACAAGATCCTGATGGATGAGGTGCTGCCCTACGGATTGGATAATCTGCTGGTCACACTGATCCTCGTGTTCAGCATGGTCAGCCTGACCAATACTCTGATCGGTTTTGTGCGGCAGTGGGTGCTGATTCATCTGTCCATCAAGATCGATATCCCGCTGATGATGGGCTACTTCGGGCACATCTTCCACCTGCCCATGAAGTTCTTTGCCACCCGCAAAACTGGTGATATCACCACCCGTTATTCGGATGCAAACACCATCAAGTCCATCTTCACCAGCATTGCGCTGAGTCTGATCATGGATATTTCCATGGCCATCATCACCGGCATCATCCTGTTCCGCATGAACGCGATGCTGTTCTCCATTTCGCTGTTCATGGCTCTGGTCAGCATCCTGCTGGTGCTGATCTACAAGCAGCCGTATAAGAAGATCAACGAAGAGACCATGGTGCAGTCTGCTGCACTGAACAGCCAGATGATCGAAAGCCTGCGCGGCATTGAGACCGTCAAGTGCAACGCCAACGAGGACACCGAGCTGGAAAACCTTGAGCGCGAGTACATCAAGAGCCTGAAGATCAGCCTGCGTTCCAGCCGCATCAGCACCACACAGGGTCTGATCTCTACCTTCATCTCCATGATCTTTGGCATGCTGACTACTTATGTAGGTATCAGTCAGGTGCTGAACGGCGAAATGACGCTGGGCGGCTATATGGCTTTCAGCACCCTGTCTTCCTACTTCACTTCTCCGCTGAGCAACCTGATCGGTCTGCAGATGCAGATCCAGGAAGCCAACATCTCCATGAAGCGTCTGACCGAGATCATGGACTATCCTTCTGAGACTGCCGGCGACGAGGATCGCACGGATCTGGAAAAGGTGGAGGGCGACATCGAGTTCAAGGATGTTACCTTCCGTTACGGCAACCGTGCTCCTGCACTGGATCACATCAGCTTTACCATCCCGGCCGGTAAAAAGGTGGCTCTGGTGGGCAGCAGCGGCAGCGGCAAGTCCACCATCACCAAGCTTCTGCTCAAGTATTATGAGCCGGAGGATGGTGAGATCGACTTCAACGGTGTGAATCTGACGGAGTATACCAACGATTCTGTCCGCCGCGCCATTTCCTATGTGCCGCAGAACGTTGAGCTGTTCAGCAAGACCATCTATGACAACATCCGTGTTTCCCGCATGGATGCCACCATGGACGAGGTCAAGGAAGCTGCCAAGAAGGCCGATGCGCACGACTTTATCCGTCATCTGCCCCTGCAGTACAACACCTATCTGGAAGAAGCCGGCAACGGCCTGTCCGGCGGTGAGAAACAGCGCATTGCACTGGCTCGTGCTTTCCTGAAGGATTCCAACCTCTACATTCTGGATGAGTCCACCAGCAACCTCGACTTTGCAACGGAAAACCTGATCTTCAACATGATCTATGATCAGCTTGCGGATCGTTCCATGTTGATCGTTGCTCACCGTCTGTCCACTGTCCGTGACTGTGACATGATCCTGGTGATGGATCACGGCCAGATCGTGGAGCGCGGCACCCATGAGGAGCTGCTTGCCAAGGAAGGCAAATACTACGAGCTGTGGAACATGCAGCAGGGTATTTACCGCAGCAAGAAAAAGGCAGAACCCAAGCAGCCTGTCATGCAGGCTGTCGTGGAAGAGGATGACGACGGCGAGTCGATCACCTATTGA
- a CDS encoding HlyD family secretion protein, with protein sequence MTMKVQSLTDLQDRRIMLDRDVPPYGYAFVILVGIFMVFLLVWSTQTNRIYVSQNTGTVQASNKTYIMSSYSGSITEMYISEGSYVNEGDLVAHIKSTDIDMQQDNLESQLKIYQTQLDQYNKLLQCVQDDTNYFSETNPEDQPYYYQYETYKSQVSQKTFDATAYQAAGYSDAQIKTMMEQSQSEVEALYYSTMQSISQSITSAQSNVDNIQAQIDTLNTGANDYYIYAPTSGVIHMDTPYKEGMVLSAGSPLATVASENDDLEVVAMVTVNDRPLLHVGDPCKIAITGLSEYSYGTLTGTVTAIDSDVTASTNASYYKMTIKPDTTYVVSKSGDKVDLSNGMSVTARVEYDQITYFEYAMEALGVLFH encoded by the coding sequence ATGACGATGAAAGTTCAAAGCCTGACGGACCTGCAGGACCGCCGTATCATGCTGGACAGGGATGTGCCGCCCTACGGTTACGCCTTTGTCATTCTGGTGGGTATCTTTATGGTGTTCCTTCTGGTGTGGAGCACCCAGACCAACCGCATTTATGTCAGTCAGAACACCGGCACCGTGCAGGCCAGCAACAAGACCTACATCATGTCCAGCTATTCCGGTTCCATCACCGAAATGTATATCTCGGAAGGCAGCTATGTGAACGAGGGCGACCTTGTGGCGCACATCAAGAGCACCGACATCGATATGCAGCAGGACAATCTGGAAAGCCAGCTCAAGATCTACCAGACCCAGCTGGACCAGTATAATAAGCTGTTGCAGTGCGTGCAGGACGACACCAACTACTTCAGCGAGACGAACCCGGAAGATCAGCCTTACTACTACCAGTACGAGACCTACAAGAGTCAGGTCTCGCAAAAGACCTTTGACGCTACTGCCTATCAGGCTGCCGGCTATTCGGATGCTCAGATCAAGACCATGATGGAGCAAAGCCAGAGCGAGGTGGAGGCCTTGTACTACTCCACCATGCAGTCCATTTCCCAGAGCATCACCAGTGCGCAGAGCAACGTGGACAACATTCAGGCCCAGATCGATACCCTGAACACTGGTGCCAACGATTATTATATCTATGCTCCCACCTCCGGTGTGATCCACATGGATACCCCCTATAAGGAGGGCATGGTCCTGAGCGCCGGTTCTCCGCTGGCTACTGTCGCCAGTGAGAACGACGATCTGGAGGTCGTTGCCATGGTCACCGTGAATGACCGTCCCCTGCTGCATGTGGGCGACCCCTGCAAGATCGCCATCACCGGCCTGTCGGAGTACTCCTACGGCACCCTGACCGGCACCGTGACCGCGATCGACAGCGATGTGACCGCCAGCACCAATGCATCCTACTACAAAATGACCATCAAGCCGGATACCACCTACGTGGTAAGCAAGAGCGGTGATAAGGTAGACCTTTCCAACGGCATGAGCGTTACCGCCCGTGTGGAGTACGACCAGATCACTTACTTTGAGTACGCAATGGAAGCACTGGGTGTTCTGTTCCATTAA
- a CDS encoding Ig-like domain-containing protein, with protein MKSTAKKLAVCAAAFCLLACGTAVSAAAASPVSGLALSGITMPWDQNVPAESIEAGSYTANMLLGSSQQLSPVVRPRNSTDSVVYISDDTSILTVSNTGVVQAVGVGTTRITAAAGNQICAYTIVVSMDSSMIVTEMDLSLSSNTIYVGNSVSAQLQVRPTSASNYATVTLTSSNEKVATVNNFGRVTGVAPGTATITATCGSVTATTNVTVMSIPNSGTGTGTASTGSSNSGQVVTVNPSYVVLKPGATRTLTASVKPSSASQKFTFKSANSNIATVSPSGVITAVGTGATSITVSNGTASAMVTVIVNRSAASSEESSDSSTTKPEGDTPIEIDPVVQAIQDSTDNEIVFTQAEVPTVTGDILNALRTTGKTLCVVGDGYTMQIAGSNVKSTTSELDTMLVLTESKEGIEFELDKGKALPCSVRIDLDVSTYTRLYLYNPTSGKWQYLNSYTDGIITADTAGHYLLTNQNLKFANINWTFFIAGGVTIIIIGIAYIVLKKRYWFW; from the coding sequence ATGAAATCAACCGCAAAAAAACTGGCCGTCTGTGCGGCAGCGTTTTGCCTGCTGGCCTGCGGCACAGCTGTGTCTGCGGCCGCAGCAAGCCCGGTCTCCGGCCTCGCCCTGAGCGGCATTACCATGCCGTGGGATCAGAATGTACCTGCCGAAAGCATTGAAGCCGGCAGCTATACCGCCAATATGTTGCTGGGTTCTTCTCAGCAGCTGTCCCCTGTGGTGCGTCCCCGCAACTCTACCGATTCGGTGGTCTATATATCGGACGATACCTCCATTCTGACCGTGAGCAACACCGGTGTTGTGCAGGCCGTGGGTGTGGGCACAACCCGTATCACAGCTGCTGCCGGTAATCAGATCTGTGCTTACACCATCGTGGTCTCCATGGATTCCTCCATGATCGTGACCGAAATGGATCTTTCTCTGTCCTCCAATACCATTTATGTCGGCAACTCGGTATCGGCACAGCTGCAGGTGCGTCCCACCTCGGCCTCCAATTATGCCACCGTCACCCTGACCTCTTCCAACGAAAAGGTAGCCACGGTGAATAATTTTGGCCGCGTTACCGGTGTCGCCCCCGGTACTGCCACCATCACCGCTACCTGCGGTTCGGTGACTGCTACCACCAATGTTACGGTCATGAGCATTCCCAACTCCGGAACCGGAACCGGAACCGCCAGCACCGGTTCTTCCAACAGCGGTCAGGTCGTCACGGTGAATCCTTCCTACGTTGTACTCAAGCCCGGTGCCACCCGCACCCTGACCGCCAGCGTCAAGCCTTCCTCTGCTTCTCAGAAGTTCACCTTTAAGTCCGCCAACAGCAACATTGCCACGGTCAGCCCCAGCGGCGTGATCACAGCTGTGGGCACCGGTGCAACCTCCATCACGGTCTCCAACGGCACGGCTTCTGCTATGGTCACGGTCATTGTCAACCGTTCTGCTGCTTCCTCGGAGGAATCTTCGGACAGCAGCACTACAAAGCCGGAGGGCGATACTCCCATTGAGATCGATCCCGTGGTGCAGGCGATCCAGGACAGCACGGACAACGAGATCGTCTTTACGCAGGCCGAAGTTCCCACTGTGACCGGTGATATCCTCAACGCCCTGCGCACCACCGGCAAGACCCTGTGTGTGGTGGGCGACGGCTACACCATGCAGATCGCGGGCAGCAACGTCAAGAGCACCACCAGTGAACTGGATACCATGCTCGTGCTGACCGAGAGCAAGGAGGGCATTGAGTTTGAGCTGGACAAGGGCAAAGCCCTCCCCTGCTCGGTGCGCATCGATCTGGATGTGAGCACCTATACCCGCTTGTATCTCTACAACCCCACCTCTGGCAAGTGGCAGTACCTGAACAGCTACACGGACGGCATCATCACAGCAGATACCGCCGGCCATTATCTGCTGACCAATCAGAACCTGAAATTTGCCAACATCAACTGGACCTTCTTCATTGCCGGCGGCGTGACGATCATCATTATCGGCATCGCCTATATCGTGCTGAAAAAGCGCTACTGGTTCTGGTAA
- the glmS gene encoding glutamine--fructose-6-phosphate transaminase (isomerizing), protein MCGIVGYVGKRNAQDVLLDGLEKLEYRGYDSAGVALALDGGICVVKSKGRLTALREKLAAQQLAQSFCGIGHTRWATHGEPSDVNSHPHSTPRVSIVHNGIIENYGLLKERLAAKGYTFQSETDTEVLVKLIDSCYTGDPLRALQQALAKVRGSYALAVLFFDYPDTIFAVKRESPLIVGWGEGENFIASDIPALLKYTRKYSVLEEGDMAVCTAEGIRFYNEFGEPVERRQLTADWDMEAAEKGGYPHFMLKEINEQPAAITATVSPRVEDGMPELRIPALTDEVLRGIGRVHLVGCGTAMHAGMVGKSAIEALARVPAEVDIASEFRYRDPILEKNDLVIIISQSGETSDTLAALKLARSRGVPVLAIVNVVGSSIARAADYVMYTYAGPEIAVASTKAYTVQMCVLYLFALRLAYARGRLSETETRRYTAQLLHAPEVIKPRLADCEQIKYLASRYVNTQSCFFIGRGFDYALSLEGSLKLKEISYVHSDAYAAGELKHGTISLITDGVPVIALATQKQVYEKTISNAKETRSRGARVLLFTTKDAVVPEGVADAVVRLDEYEDILMPLQLIVPLQLFAYYMAVLRGCDVDKPRNLAKSVTVE, encoded by the coding sequence ATGTGCGGCATCGTTGGTTATGTCGGTAAGCGCAATGCACAGGATGTGCTGCTGGATGGTCTGGAAAAGCTGGAGTATCGCGGATATGATTCCGCCGGTGTGGCGCTTGCGCTGGACGGGGGGATCTGCGTAGTAAAAAGCAAGGGACGGCTCACAGCCCTGCGGGAAAAGCTGGCAGCACAGCAGCTGGCACAAAGCTTCTGCGGCATCGGCCACACCCGGTGGGCTACCCATGGCGAGCCCAGCGACGTGAACAGCCATCCGCATTCCACGCCGCGTGTGAGCATCGTGCACAACGGCATCATTGAAAATTACGGGCTGCTCAAGGAACGGCTGGCTGCAAAGGGCTATACTTTCCAGAGCGAGACCGACACGGAAGTGCTGGTAAAGCTGATCGACAGCTGCTATACCGGCGACCCGCTGCGGGCGCTGCAGCAGGCTCTTGCCAAGGTGCGCGGCAGCTACGCGCTGGCGGTGCTGTTCTTCGATTACCCGGACACCATTTTTGCGGTCAAGCGGGAAAGCCCGCTGATCGTCGGCTGGGGAGAAGGCGAAAACTTTATTGCATCGGATATCCCTGCGCTGCTCAAATATACCCGGAAATACAGCGTGCTGGAAGAGGGCGATATGGCCGTCTGCACGGCTGAGGGCATCCGCTTCTACAACGAATTTGGTGAGCCGGTGGAACGTCGGCAGCTCACGGCAGACTGGGATATGGAAGCGGCTGAGAAGGGCGGCTACCCCCACTTCATGCTCAAGGAGATCAACGAGCAGCCTGCCGCCATCACGGCCACAGTGAGCCCCCGTGTGGAGGATGGAATGCCGGAGCTGCGCATCCCGGCGCTGACGGACGAGGTGCTGCGCGGCATTGGCCGGGTGCATCTGGTGGGCTGCGGCACGGCGATGCACGCCGGCATGGTGGGGAAATCTGCCATTGAAGCGCTGGCCCGTGTGCCTGCCGAGGTGGACATTGCCAGCGAGTTCCGCTACCGGGACCCGATTTTGGAAAAGAATGATCTGGTCATCATCATCAGCCAGTCCGGCGAGACCAGCGACACGCTGGCAGCACTCAAGTTGGCCAGGAGCCGCGGTGTGCCGGTGCTTGCTATCGTGAATGTGGTGGGCAGTTCCATTGCGCGCGCGGCCGACTACGTGATGTACACCTATGCGGGGCCGGAGATCGCTGTGGCCTCCACCAAGGCTTACACGGTGCAGATGTGTGTGCTGTACCTGTTTGCCCTGCGTCTGGCCTATGCGCGCGGCCGACTGAGCGAGACGGAGACCCGCCGCTATACGGCGCAGCTGCTGCATGCACCGGAGGTCATCAAGCCACGTCTGGCGGACTGCGAGCAGATCAAATACCTTGCCAGCCGCTATGTGAACACCCAGAGCTGCTTCTTTATCGGGCGTGGCTTCGACTACGCACTTTCGCTGGAAGGAAGCCTTAAACTCAAAGAGATCAGCTATGTGCACTCGGATGCCTATGCGGCAGGGGAGCTCAAGCATGGCACCATCAGTCTGATCACGGATGGCGTGCCGGTGATCGCACTGGCGACCCAGAAGCAGGTATACGAAAAGACCATTTCCAATGCCAAAGAGACCCGCAGCCGCGGCGCAAGGGTGCTGCTGTTCACCACAAAGGACGCCGTGGTGCCCGAGGGTGTGGCCGATGCGGTGGTCCGGCTGGATGAATACGAGGATATCCTGATGCCGCTGCAGCTCATTGTGCCGTTGCAGCTGTTTGCCTACTATATGGCTGTTCTGCGCGGCTGTGATGTGGATAAGCCGCGCAATCTGGCAAAGAGCGTGACGGTGGAGTAA
- a CDS encoding DUF5685 family protein: MKGRMRPYLPELTIRDYNIYLRYLRGVRRQLYEAYGLYSCHLLRSNGVLFAILSDGLAGRQATCQRKRVPGTLAWRRLMCQTQGIRLAAQVEVLLGWHNLQDRKYSELKPLKRLCRAVDRLLLRRAYMRAVEENPALERLFVQEREQAVTQMELSAKNYTLAAEPMSNIYGALYSTLATDDPSQRKSMRYIGSCIGRIFYLLDKAERFETDKRSGRYNVFVVNELKGQSAAMENARRQALAVANDLIRVYSMLDVKLNRSLLDNIMLLGLHHAVEPLEAGVERENWEIP, translated from the coding sequence ATGAAGGGTAGGATGCGGCCATATCTGCCGGAGCTCACCATCCGGGATTACAATATCTACCTGCGGTATCTGCGCGGGGTGCGGCGCCAGCTGTACGAGGCATACGGATTATATTCCTGCCATCTGCTGCGGAGCAACGGCGTGCTGTTTGCTATCCTTTCGGACGGTCTGGCCGGGCGGCAGGCCACCTGCCAGCGCAAGCGGGTCCCGGGCACACTGGCCTGGCGCAGGCTCATGTGCCAGACCCAGGGCATCCGGCTGGCCGCACAGGTGGAGGTGCTGCTGGGCTGGCATAATTTGCAGGATCGCAAATACAGTGAGCTGAAGCCGCTCAAGCGTCTGTGCCGTGCGGTGGACCGGCTGCTGCTGCGCCGCGCCTACATGCGTGCTGTGGAGGAGAACCCGGCACTGGAACGCCTGTTCGTGCAGGAGCGGGAGCAGGCTGTGACGCAGATGGAACTGAGCGCCAAAAACTACACCCTCGCAGCGGAACCCATGAGCAACATCTATGGTGCCCTGTATTCCACCCTTGCCACCGATGACCCCAGCCAGCGCAAGAGCATGCGCTACATTGGCAGCTGCATCGGACGCATCTTTTATCTGCTGGATAAGGCTGAGCGGTTTGAAACGGACAAGCGCAGCGGCCGCTACAACGTGTTTGTGGTGAATGAGCTGAAAGGGCAGTCTGCTGCAATGGAAAATGCCCGCCGTCAGGCGCTGGCGGTGGCCAACGACCTGATCCGGGTGTACAGTATGCTGGACGTCAAGCTGAACCGCAGTCTGCTGGATAATATCATGCTGCTGGGCCTGCATCATGCGGTGGAGCCGCTGGAAGCAGGCGTTGAGCGGGAAAACTGGGAGATCCCATGA
- a CDS encoding THUMP domain-containing class I SAM-dependent RNA methyltransferase has translation MPAKFELIAPCFFGCESTAKFELTRIGAENIRVEDGRLSFAGGADMIAAANLNLRTVERVMLLLARYRAATFDDLFDGVYDIPWEELLPADAAFPVTGSSLNSQLSSVPACQSIIKKAVVKRLMAKHHTSVLPETGAEYKIRFMLRKDQCEIMLDTTGDGLHKRGYRRNAMEAPIRETLAATIADLGRVRRDSLVEDPFCGSGTLLIEAAQKAMNIAPGLKRRFAAERYGFVPTAIWAEQRQKALAEAKLDVGFEAFGYDIDPAAVALANANAKLAGVEKRCHFEVADVADFAAKQEAIVLTNPPYGERMSTIEGAAKLARTLGRQMEAHPCAGVYAITADMDFENHYGKRANKRRKMYNGMIPCQLYMYYNAPKFEHTAKPMPKSGFDGKRTTPNRFDKK, from the coding sequence ATGCCTGCAAAATTTGAATTGATCGCTCCCTGCTTTTTTGGGTGCGAGTCCACTGCAAAATTTGAGCTGACCCGCATCGGCGCAGAGAACATCCGGGTAGAGGATGGCCGTCTGAGCTTTGCCGGCGGTGCCGATATGATCGCCGCAGCCAACCTCAACCTGCGCACGGTGGAGCGCGTGATGCTGCTGCTGGCCCGCTACAGGGCCGCCACCTTCGATGATCTGTTCGACGGTGTGTACGATATCCCGTGGGAGGAGCTGCTGCCCGCAGACGCAGCCTTTCCGGTCACCGGCTCTTCGCTGAACAGCCAGCTGTCCAGTGTGCCCGCCTGCCAGAGCATCATCAAAAAAGCTGTGGTCAAGCGCCTGATGGCAAAGCACCACACCTCTGTGCTGCCCGAGACCGGTGCCGAGTACAAGATCCGCTTCATGCTGCGCAAGGATCAGTGTGAGATCATGCTGGACACCACCGGCGATGGTCTGCATAAGCGCGGCTACCGCCGCAACGCCATGGAGGCGCCCATCCGCGAGACCTTGGCAGCCACCATTGCAGATCTTGGCCGTGTGCGCCGCGACAGTCTGGTGGAGGACCCCTTCTGCGGCAGCGGCACACTGCTGATCGAAGCCGCTCAGAAGGCCATGAACATTGCCCCCGGCCTGAAGCGCCGCTTTGCTGCCGAGCGCTATGGTTTTGTGCCGACAGCCATCTGGGCCGAGCAGCGTCAGAAGGCACTGGCCGAGGCCAAGCTGGACGTGGGCTTTGAAGCTTTCGGTTATGACATCGACCCTGCTGCTGTGGCGCTGGCCAATGCCAATGCCAAGCTGGCCGGTGTGGAAAAGCGCTGCCACTTTGAAGTGGCCGATGTGGCCGACTTTGCTGCAAAGCAGGAGGCCATCGTGCTGACGAACCCCCCCTACGGCGAGCGCATGAGCACCATTGAAGGTGCTGCTAAGCTGGCCCGCACGCTGGGCCGGCAGATGGAAGCACACCCCTGTGCAGGCGTGTACGCCATCACTGCCGATATGGATTTTGAGAACCACTACGGCAAGCGTGCCAACAAGCGCCGCAAGATGTATAATGGCATGATCCCCTGCCAGCTGTATATGTACTACAATGCACCCAAGTTTGAGCATACCGCAAAGCCCATGCCGAAAAGCGGTTTTGACGGCAAGCGCACTACGCCGAACCGTTTTGACAAGAAGTAA